The following proteins are co-located in the Streptomyces sp. NBC_01198 genome:
- a CDS encoding ROK family protein, protein MADPRLTPGAEPAAGGDVLRGWATGGGPMAVRAQVVLLAEEGVRDAEIARRLGISRQTVGTWRHRWQSAGLPGLEQRPRTGRPATVDEAEVVTRALLAPGGSGAGRAIARELGLSHATVAGIRRRWRLTADAGPGPFVPTVPPLPGTDVWVLGLYADARRAVLLAGTRQSAAAAAGPAATVIGEDVLAGLGRALDALRPAAGRPAARDPAPDGLAGFLSAAAEHHPDIALHAVTLWNDSGRSPAPGPAGGPSVHLLPAKSSWRGFLRAMVALDSTSHPESSRRVYLDLIAALQQADGAVGWLRESVAGHLWSARRAVPEGGTAGAAPRPPSSSGVNQIDLGSFNECVVIESVRLSGTITRGEIAHRTGLTQQSVSRIARSLLDRGILVEDAQRRATSGKPRTPVRLCGTAAHALGLHIDPEVLTAVVIDLDGAIVCTCTRPVSADIDPGEFVAQVVALGCEALEKARGAVREDGFLGIGVAVPGPVDIASGTVLDPPLMSAWNDLPLLYLLQDHFPCPVIIEKDSLAAAAGERWIGRDRRARDFAYLYLGTGVGSGLYLNGDLYRGVSANAGEFGQLCAIALGRVDADGRPELLPECNPPVSVPDFAARRGLRTPGVAGGSTAAYRAVGRAAAAGDPAAAGALREVAGAIGRGALGLVDLLDIDLIVLGGPFFTDDAAPFYLEEIGRVVNDFPLARRLRQVEVERSVLSAEAAAVGAASTIFHATFTPRLRGRDRP, encoded by the coding sequence GTGGCTGACCCGCGGCTCACGCCGGGCGCCGAGCCCGCGGCCGGCGGTGACGTGCTGCGCGGCTGGGCCACCGGCGGCGGGCCGATGGCCGTACGCGCCCAGGTCGTGCTGCTCGCGGAAGAGGGCGTGCGGGACGCCGAGATCGCCCGGCGGCTCGGCATCTCCCGGCAGACCGTGGGCACCTGGCGGCACCGCTGGCAGAGCGCCGGCCTGCCCGGGCTCGAACAGCGCCCGCGCACCGGCCGGCCCGCCACCGTGGACGAGGCCGAGGTCGTCACCCGCGCCCTGCTCGCCCCGGGCGGCAGCGGCGCGGGGCGCGCCATCGCCCGCGAACTGGGCCTGTCGCACGCCACGGTGGCCGGCATCCGGCGCCGCTGGCGTCTCACCGCCGACGCGGGACCCGGCCCCTTCGTGCCCACCGTGCCGCCGCTGCCGGGCACCGACGTGTGGGTGCTCGGCCTCTACGCCGACGCCCGGCGGGCGGTGCTGCTGGCCGGCACCCGGCAGAGCGCGGCCGCCGCGGCGGGACCGGCGGCGACGGTGATCGGCGAGGACGTCCTCGCGGGGCTCGGCCGCGCGCTCGACGCGCTGCGCCCGGCGGCAGGCAGGCCCGCCGCGCGGGACCCCGCGCCCGACGGCCTGGCCGGCTTCCTGTCGGCCGCCGCCGAGCACCACCCGGACATCGCGCTGCACGCGGTCACCCTGTGGAACGACAGCGGGCGGTCGCCGGCCCCGGGCCCGGCCGGCGGTCCCAGCGTCCATCTGCTGCCGGCCAAGTCGTCCTGGCGCGGCTTCCTGCGGGCGATGGTCGCGCTGGACAGCACCAGCCACCCGGAGTCGTCCCGCCGGGTCTATCTCGACCTGATCGCCGCGCTCCAGCAGGCGGACGGGGCGGTCGGCTGGCTGCGCGAGAGCGTCGCGGGCCATCTGTGGTCGGCGCGCCGCGCGGTGCCGGAGGGGGGCACCGCGGGCGCGGCACCGCGTCCGCCGTCGTCGAGCGGGGTGAACCAGATCGACCTGGGCTCGTTCAACGAGTGCGTGGTCATCGAGTCGGTGCGGCTGTCCGGCACCATCACCCGCGGCGAGATCGCCCACCGCACCGGCCTGACCCAGCAGTCGGTGTCCAGGATCGCCCGCTCGCTGCTCGACCGGGGCATCCTGGTGGAGGACGCCCAGCGCCGGGCGACGTCCGGCAAACCGCGTACGCCGGTCCGGTTGTGCGGCACCGCGGCCCACGCGCTGGGGCTGCACATCGACCCCGAGGTGCTCACCGCGGTCGTCATCGACCTGGACGGCGCGATCGTGTGCACCTGCACCCGCCCGGTCAGCGCCGACATCGACCCGGGCGAATTCGTCGCGCAGGTGGTCGCACTGGGCTGCGAGGCGTTGGAGAAGGCGCGCGGCGCGGTGCGCGAGGACGGCTTCCTCGGCATCGGCGTCGCGGTGCCGGGACCGGTGGACATCGCCTCGGGAACGGTGCTCGACCCGCCGCTGATGTCGGCGTGGAACGACCTGCCGCTGCTCTACCTGCTTCAGGACCACTTCCCCTGCCCGGTGATCATCGAGAAGGACTCGCTGGCCGCGGCGGCGGGGGAGCGGTGGATCGGCCGCGACCGCAGGGCACGCGACTTCGCCTACCTCTACCTCGGTACGGGAGTAGGCTCCGGCCTCTACCTCAACGGCGACCTCTACCGCGGAGTGAGCGCCAACGCCGGGGAGTTCGGGCAGCTCTGCGCCATCGCGCTGGGCCGGGTCGACGCGGACGGCAGGCCGGAACTGCTGCCCGAGTGCAACCCGCCGGTCTCCGTACCGGACTTCGCGGCCCGCCGCGGCCTGCGCACCCCGGGCGTGGCCGGCGGCAGCACCGCCGCCTACCGTGCGGTGGGCCGGGCGGCGGCGGCCGGCGACCCGGCGGCCGCCGGGGCGCTGCGGGAGGTGGCCGGCGCCATCGGGCGGGGCGCGCTCGGCCTGGTCGACCTGCTGGACATCGACCTGATCGTGCTGGGCGGCCCGTTCTTCACCGACGACGCGGCGCCCTTCTACCTGGAGGAGATCGGCCGGGTGGTGAACGACTTCCCGCTGGCCCGCCGGCTGCGCCAGGTCGAGGTGGAGCGCTCCGTGCTCAGCGCGGAGGCGGCGGCGGTCGGCGCCGCCTCGACGATCTTCCACGCCACCTTCACCCCGCGGCTGCGCGGCAGGGACCGGCCCTGA
- a CDS encoding alpha-mannosidase — protein sequence MHDRITSGEERTAAFLAERLRPALYPQRLPMDVGAWHIAGEPVPAEVALRADYAPFTVGEAWGRPWATSWFDVRATVPERWAGRRVEALIDLGSKEGPGALDGRAEGLVHDEHGIPLQGLHPRLGAVLLHRSAAGGESVRLLVEAAANPRIEGATGAGTRYGDPATAGDTPLYRLRRADLAVRDDTVWQLIHDFETLGGLMRALPADTPRRHEIRVALERAVAAVDPRAVARTAARARTVLAPLLARRAHESAHRLDAVGHAHIDSAWLWPVRETVRKCARTFSTMAALAEEYPELIVAASAAQHYAWMKDHQPHVFERIRKAVAHGNWAPVGGMWVEADAEMPGGEALVRQFVYGRRFFRDELGVDSDGVWLPDASGASAAFPQLAALAGAKWFLSRRPDPGSGPAHHTFRWEGIDGTRLFTHLAPGGPEGSGLTGGDVTGAVADFAEMGAATRSLLPFGRSDGGPDRDMMERARRLADLEGAPRVALRSPAHFFRDAEAEYAAAPVWRGEIDLTPHGGSYTSQARTKRGNRRSEALLHEAELWSATAAVRHGIPYPYEELERLWKKVLLQQCHDILPGTSIAWVHGEAELTHRDVRRRLERLIQRAAGDPEGASVLNSGPHERREVVVLAAPEAGAGSPPGNGQPLPDGRFAVMAQAPALGRGPAGLPLDGTAPVTVTDTGDGGHLLDNGLLRIRIDAQGLVRAAVDLATGRDAVAPGEAGNLLQLHRDEPAGWSALHLDPGYRSTCRDLDTAERVEVRAAGPLLASVRVTRGTGRSTVVQDLTVCAGGRVLTVDTEVDWREQDTVLKAAWPLDVHAENSRAEVQFGHIARPTHENTAADAAHQEAVAHRWIHVGEHGFGVALACEATYGYDVTRHTRADGGTTTVVRSTLLRAPHSPDPHADRGVQRFRHTLRPGADVGDAIAEGYALGLPLRPGPGAPAQPPLVTVDHQGVLVETVKLADDRSGDVVVRLYESRGGRARTTLAAGFPVAAVHETDLLESPLTTHPHDAGRIPLTLRPFQILTLRLTPAAAQAGGVSRG from the coding sequence ATGCATGACCGGATCACGTCCGGGGAAGAGCGGACTGCCGCCTTCCTCGCCGAGCGGCTGCGCCCCGCGCTCTATCCGCAGCGGCTGCCCATGGACGTCGGCGCCTGGCACATCGCGGGCGAACCGGTGCCCGCCGAGGTGGCCCTGCGCGCCGACTACGCCCCCTTCACCGTGGGCGAGGCCTGGGGCCGTCCCTGGGCGACCAGCTGGTTCGACGTCCGCGCGACCGTGCCGGAACGGTGGGCGGGACGCCGGGTCGAGGCACTGATCGACCTCGGCTCGAAGGAGGGCCCCGGCGCGCTCGACGGCCGGGCCGAGGGGCTGGTCCACGACGAGCACGGCATCCCGCTGCAGGGCCTGCACCCGCGACTCGGCGCCGTCCTGCTGCACCGCTCCGCGGCCGGCGGCGAGAGCGTCAGGCTGCTGGTCGAGGCCGCGGCCAACCCCCGTATCGAGGGCGCCACCGGCGCCGGCACCCGCTACGGCGACCCCGCCACCGCCGGCGACACCCCGCTGTACCGGCTGCGCCGCGCGGACCTCGCGGTACGCGACGACACCGTCTGGCAGCTGATCCACGACTTCGAGACGCTCGGCGGCCTGATGCGGGCGCTGCCCGCCGACACGCCCCGCCGGCACGAGATACGCGTCGCGCTGGAGCGGGCCGTCGCCGCCGTCGACCCGCGGGCGGTCGCCAGGACCGCGGCCCGGGCCCGTACGGTGCTCGCGCCGCTGCTGGCCCGCCGCGCCCACGAATCCGCCCACCGCCTCGACGCGGTGGGGCACGCCCACATCGACTCGGCCTGGCTGTGGCCGGTCCGCGAGACGGTCCGCAAGTGCGCCCGCACCTTCAGTACCATGGCCGCGCTCGCCGAGGAGTACCCCGAACTGATCGTCGCCGCCTCCGCCGCGCAGCACTACGCCTGGATGAAGGACCACCAGCCGCATGTCTTCGAGCGGATCCGCAAGGCCGTCGCCCACGGCAACTGGGCGCCGGTCGGCGGCATGTGGGTCGAGGCGGACGCGGAGATGCCCGGCGGCGAGGCCCTGGTGCGGCAGTTCGTCTACGGACGGCGCTTCTTCCGCGACGAGCTGGGCGTGGACAGCGACGGCGTGTGGCTGCCCGACGCGTCCGGCGCGTCGGCGGCCTTCCCGCAACTGGCCGCCCTCGCCGGCGCCAAGTGGTTCCTCAGCCGGCGCCCCGACCCCGGCAGCGGTCCCGCGCACCACACCTTCCGCTGGGAGGGCATCGACGGCACCCGGCTGTTCACCCACCTCGCGCCCGGCGGCCCCGAGGGCAGCGGGCTGACCGGCGGCGATGTCACCGGCGCCGTCGCGGACTTCGCCGAGATGGGCGCCGCCACCCGCTCCCTGCTGCCCTTCGGCCGCAGCGACGGCGGCCCCGACCGGGACATGATGGAACGCGCCCGCCGGCTCGCCGACCTCGAAGGCGCCCCCCGGGTCGCGCTGCGGTCCCCCGCGCACTTCTTCCGCGACGCCGAGGCCGAATACGCCGCCGCCCCGGTCTGGCGCGGCGAGATCGACCTGACCCCGCACGGCGGCTCCTACACCAGCCAGGCCCGCACCAAACGCGGCAACCGGCGCAGCGAGGCGCTGCTGCACGAGGCGGAGCTGTGGTCGGCGACCGCCGCGGTCCGCCACGGCATCCCCTACCCCTACGAGGAGTTGGAGCGGCTGTGGAAGAAGGTGCTGCTCCAGCAGTGCCACGACATCCTGCCCGGCACCTCGATAGCCTGGGTGCACGGCGAGGCCGAGCTGACCCACCGCGACGTGCGGCGCCGCCTGGAGCGGCTGATCCAGCGGGCCGCCGGTGACCCGGAGGGCGCGAGCGTGCTCAACTCCGGCCCCCACGAGCGCCGCGAGGTCGTCGTGCTGGCCGCGCCCGAGGCCGGCGCCGGATCGCCCCCCGGCAACGGGCAGCCGCTGCCCGACGGCCGCTTCGCCGTCATGGCGCAGGCGCCCGCGCTCGGCCGCGGCCCCGCGGGACTGCCGCTCGACGGCACCGCGCCGGTCACCGTCACCGACACCGGCGACGGCGGGCACCTGCTGGACAACGGCCTGCTGCGGATTCGTATCGACGCCCAGGGTCTGGTGCGCGCCGCCGTCGACCTGGCCACCGGACGCGACGCGGTGGCCCCGGGCGAGGCGGGCAACCTGCTGCAGCTGCACCGCGACGAGCCCGCGGGCTGGAGCGCCCTGCACCTCGACCCCGGCTACCGCAGCACCTGCCGCGACCTGGACACCGCCGAGCGCGTCGAGGTGCGTGCCGCGGGCCCGCTGCTCGCCTCGGTCCGGGTCACCCGCGGCACCGGCCGTTCCACCGTCGTCCAGGATCTGACGGTGTGCGCCGGCGGCCGGGTGCTGACGGTGGACACCGAGGTCGACTGGCGCGAGCAGGACACCGTGCTCAAGGCGGCGTGGCCGCTGGACGTGCACGCCGAGAACAGCCGCGCCGAGGTGCAGTTCGGGCACATCGCCCGCCCCACCCACGAGAACACCGCGGCGGACGCCGCGCACCAGGAAGCCGTCGCCCACCGCTGGATCCACGTCGGCGAGCACGGCTTCGGCGTGGCGCTGGCCTGCGAGGCGACCTACGGCTACGACGTCACCCGGCACACCCGCGCCGACGGCGGCACCACCACCGTGGTCCGCAGCACCCTGCTGCGCGCCCCGCACAGCCCCGACCCGCACGCCGACCGCGGCGTCCAGCGCTTCCGGCACACCCTGCGGCCCGGCGCGGACGTCGGCGACGCCATCGCCGAGGGATACGCGCTCGGCCTGCCGCTGCGGCCCGGCCCCGGCGCCCCGGCGCAGCCGCCGCTGGTCACCGTCGACCACCAGGGCGTGCTGGTCGAGACGGTCAAGCTCGCCGACGACCGCAGCGGCGACGTCGTCGTCAGGCTCTACGAATCGCGCGGCGGCCGCGCCCGTACCACCCTGGCGGCCGGCTTCCCCGTCGCCGCCGTCCACGAGACCGACCTGCTGGAGTCCCCGCTGACCACCCATCCGCACGACGCCGGCCGGATACCGCTGACGCTGCGCCCCTTCCAGATCCTCACCCTGCGCCTGACCCCGGCCGCGGCCCAGGCCGGCGGGGTGAGCCGTGGCTGA
- a CDS encoding Gfo/Idh/MocA family protein, whose protein sequence is MGQPLRIGMVGAGKISGQYLDTLARLDGVRLTAVTDLDPARAKEAAQSSGAEVVGGVEALVARDDVDAVLNLTIPAVHAEVALAAIGAGKHVYGEKPLATTRAEAAAVLAAARTAGVRVGSAPDTVLGTGTQTARKAVDDGLIGIPVAATAFMTTAGHEAWHPDPEFYYRPGGGPLLDMGPYYLSALVQLLGPVVRVTGAAATPRSEREIGSGPRAGQRFAVEVDTHVTGVLEHAGGALSTLVMSFDIHAAHLPRIEVHGTSGSLGVPDPNGFEGPVELFTAGSWQPLPVSAGYRGAGRGTGLADLAAAVAEDRPHLASAEVAEHVLDVMLTLLDAAHEGRSLPVASTCERPAAVPLRG, encoded by the coding sequence GTGGGCCAGCCGTTGAGGATCGGCATGGTGGGCGCGGGCAAGATCAGCGGCCAGTATCTGGACACCCTCGCCCGGCTCGACGGGGTGCGGCTGACCGCGGTCACCGACCTGGACCCGGCGCGCGCCAAGGAGGCGGCGCAGAGCTCAGGTGCCGAGGTGGTGGGCGGCGTCGAGGCACTGGTGGCCAGGGACGACGTGGACGCGGTGCTCAACCTGACGATCCCGGCCGTGCACGCCGAGGTCGCGCTGGCCGCGATCGGCGCGGGCAAGCACGTCTACGGCGAGAAGCCGCTCGCCACCACCCGCGCCGAGGCCGCCGCCGTCCTGGCCGCCGCGCGCACCGCGGGCGTACGCGTCGGCAGCGCGCCCGACACGGTGCTCGGCACCGGCACCCAGACCGCGCGCAAGGCGGTGGACGACGGGCTGATCGGCATCCCGGTGGCGGCGACCGCCTTCATGACCACCGCGGGGCACGAGGCCTGGCATCCGGACCCGGAGTTCTACTACCGGCCGGGCGGCGGTCCGTTGCTCGACATGGGGCCCTACTACCTGTCCGCGCTGGTGCAGTTGCTGGGCCCGGTCGTCCGGGTCACCGGCGCCGCCGCCACGCCGCGATCCGAGCGGGAGATCGGCAGCGGCCCGCGGGCCGGGCAGCGGTTCGCCGTGGAGGTCGACACCCATGTCACCGGCGTGCTCGAGCACGCGGGCGGCGCGCTGTCCACGCTGGTCATGAGCTTCGACATCCACGCCGCCCACCTGCCGCGGATCGAGGTGCACGGCACCTCCGGATCGCTGGGCGTGCCGGACCCGAACGGCTTCGAGGGGCCGGTCGAGCTGTTCACGGCCGGCTCGTGGCAGCCGCTGCCGGTCTCGGCCGGCTACCGGGGAGCCGGGCGCGGCACCGGACTTGCCGACCTGGCCGCGGCGGTGGCCGAGGACCGCCCGCACCTGGCGTCGGCCGAGGTGGCCGAGCACGTCCTCGACGTGATGCTCACGCTGCTCGACGCGGCACACGAGGGCAGGTCGCTGCCGGTGGCGAGCACCTGCGAGCGGCCCGCAGCGGTGCCGCTGCGCGGGTGA
- a CDS encoding glycoside hydrolase family 3 C-terminal domain-containing protein, with product MTAGYGSTAAADTPRATAAATPIYLDTHYSFQERAADLVSRMTLQEKVQQLSTNSGPAIPRLGVQQYTYWSEGQHGVNQLGADQHNGGVQGGVHATSFPTNFASSMSWDRDLLYQESTAISDEVRGFLDKSLFDKGQNNLGPSADDYGSLTYWAPTVNLDRDPRWGRTDEAFGEDPYFVGQMAGQFIDGYQGNNQDGSSKNGYLKVAATAKHYALNNVEDNRTGISSDVNDTDLRDYYTAQFRDLIEQAHVAGLMTSYNAINGTPSVSDTYTTNELAQRTYGFDGYITSDCGAVGTNWRLFPGGHDWAPPGWTTDHKDNPTWTETSTGKTMSGQAGGQAYALRAGTDLNCTGDEATTANITEAISAGALSEGVIDTALVKVFTVRMATGEFDPAGSVPYTSITKDQVESPAHQALAAKVADSSLVLLKNAKPAAGKAPLLPVDPAKAKKIVVLGDLADTTSLGLYSGEPTHTTSPLQGVLNEVHAANPTASVVYDAAGTSSTATGAATLGDRTKADIQAADLVVVFVGTTKANGDEGNDRDNLAMPGNYDSLIDQTAALGNDKLALVIQSDGPVKIDDEQDKVSSIVFSGYNGQAQGTALADVLFGEQNPSGHLNFTWYKDDSQLPDKQNYGLTPGETGGLGRTYQYFTGAPTYPFGYGLSYTNFSFTGVSANKQQITADGTVKIGVDVTNTGKVAGATVAQLYAATPFTVPGVELPKERLAGFAKTKVLKPGKSQHLTLTVKAADLSSWDASASRQTVPDGGYRFQVGPDSAHTAGSVTVKITGTLTPKVQTVTVQPQDVVHNAGDTFSLAAKNKWIKDDTDHAKEQRDTSITADGVVEAVNNDQSFVDLSTAKVTYRSSDPAVASVDKDGTVHAVADGVATVSATVGGVTGSAPVVVRNTLTLKALPIAKAGSTLTATTTYTNGSASAVQGITVTLAAPDGWTATATTPATFDQVGPGQSVSTTWSVTVPAGADPDNYTLDATVATPAGTHSAEAPVSVPYASVSAAYNNSGISDDAHTTTGSIDAEGASFSLQALAAQGWHAGESTDHDGVSFPWPATAGTGQPDNIVAGGQAVEITGTGGKLGFVGTSTFGSTSGTGTIVYTDGTVQTYALALSDWWAGSPTQGSDFAATTPYLNNGGGQQTQAVHISAATVDLLPGKTVQAITLPDVSKTQVDHQVGMHLFSVAIGG from the coding sequence ATGACCGCGGGCTACGGGAGTACGGCCGCGGCCGACACCCCGCGCGCGACGGCCGCGGCCACCCCGATCTACCTGGACACCCACTACTCCTTCCAGGAGCGCGCCGCGGACCTGGTGTCCCGGATGACCCTGCAGGAGAAGGTCCAGCAGCTCAGTACGAACAGCGGCCCGGCCATCCCGCGGCTCGGCGTCCAGCAGTACACCTACTGGAGCGAGGGCCAGCACGGCGTCAACCAACTCGGCGCCGACCAGCACAACGGCGGCGTCCAGGGCGGCGTCCACGCCACCAGCTTTCCCACCAACTTCGCCTCGTCGATGTCCTGGGACCGCGACCTGCTCTACCAGGAGAGCACCGCGATCTCCGACGAGGTACGCGGCTTCCTCGACAAGTCGCTCTTCGACAAGGGGCAGAACAACCTCGGCCCGTCCGCCGACGACTACGGCTCGCTCACCTACTGGGCGCCGACCGTCAACCTCGACCGCGACCCGCGCTGGGGCCGCACCGACGAGGCCTTCGGCGAGGACCCGTACTTCGTCGGGCAGATGGCCGGGCAGTTCATCGACGGCTACCAGGGCAACAACCAGGACGGCAGCTCGAAGAACGGCTACCTCAAGGTCGCCGCGACCGCCAAGCACTACGCCCTGAACAACGTCGAGGACAACCGCACCGGCATCAGCTCGGACGTCAACGACACCGACCTGCGCGACTACTACACCGCGCAGTTCCGCGACCTGATCGAGCAGGCGCACGTCGCCGGCCTGATGACGTCGTACAACGCCATCAACGGCACCCCGTCGGTGTCCGACACCTACACCACCAACGAACTCGCCCAGCGCACCTACGGCTTCGACGGCTACATCACCTCGGACTGCGGTGCGGTGGGCACCAACTGGCGGCTCTTCCCCGGCGGGCACGACTGGGCTCCGCCCGGCTGGACCACCGACCACAAGGACAACCCGACCTGGACCGAGACGTCCACCGGCAAGACGATGTCCGGGCAGGCCGGCGGCCAGGCGTACGCGCTGCGGGCCGGCACCGACCTGAACTGCACCGGTGACGAGGCGACGACCGCGAACATCACCGAGGCCATCTCGGCCGGTGCCCTGAGCGAGGGGGTCATCGACACCGCGCTGGTCAAGGTCTTCACGGTGCGGATGGCCACCGGCGAGTTCGACCCGGCAGGCTCCGTGCCGTACACCTCCATCACCAAGGACCAGGTCGAGAGCCCGGCCCACCAGGCGCTGGCCGCAAAGGTCGCCGACAGCTCCCTGGTGCTGCTGAAGAACGCCAAGCCGGCCGCCGGCAAGGCGCCGCTGCTGCCGGTCGACCCGGCCAAGGCGAAGAAGATCGTGGTGCTCGGCGACCTCGCCGACACCACGTCGCTCGGCCTCTACTCGGGCGAGCCGACCCACACCACCAGCCCGCTGCAGGGCGTGCTCAACGAGGTGCACGCGGCTAACCCGACCGCCTCGGTCGTCTACGACGCGGCAGGCACGTCGTCCACCGCCACCGGCGCGGCGACCCTCGGCGACCGCACCAAGGCCGACATCCAGGCCGCGGACCTCGTGGTGGTCTTCGTCGGCACGACCAAGGCCAACGGCGACGAGGGCAACGACCGCGACAACCTCGCGATGCCCGGCAACTACGACTCGCTGATCGACCAGACCGCGGCGCTCGGCAACGACAAGCTGGCGCTGGTCATCCAGTCCGACGGCCCGGTGAAGATCGACGACGAGCAGGACAAGGTGTCCTCGATCGTCTTCAGCGGCTACAACGGCCAGGCCCAGGGCACCGCGCTGGCCGACGTGCTCTTCGGCGAGCAGAACCCGTCCGGCCACCTCAACTTCACCTGGTACAAGGACGACTCGCAGCTGCCCGACAAGCAGAACTACGGGCTGACCCCCGGGGAGACGGGCGGACTGGGCCGCACCTACCAGTACTTCACCGGCGCCCCGACCTACCCCTTCGGCTACGGCCTGAGCTACACGAACTTCTCCTTCACCGGCGTCAGCGCGAACAAGCAGCAGATCACCGCGGACGGCACCGTGAAGATCGGCGTCGACGTGACCAACACCGGCAAGGTCGCGGGCGCCACCGTCGCCCAGCTGTACGCGGCCACGCCCTTCACCGTGCCGGGCGTGGAACTGCCCAAGGAGCGGCTGGCGGGCTTCGCCAAGACCAAGGTGCTCAAGCCGGGCAAGAGCCAGCACCTCACCCTCACGGTGAAGGCCGCCGACCTGTCCTCGTGGGACGCCTCCGCGTCCCGGCAGACCGTGCCGGACGGCGGCTACCGCTTCCAGGTCGGCCCGGACTCCGCCCACACCGCGGGCAGCGTCACGGTGAAGATCACCGGCACCCTGACGCCCAAGGTGCAGACCGTCACCGTGCAGCCGCAGGACGTGGTCCACAACGCGGGCGACACCTTCAGCCTCGCCGCGAAGAACAAGTGGATCAAGGACGACACCGACCACGCCAAGGAGCAGCGCGACACCTCGATCACCGCGGACGGCGTCGTGGAGGCGGTCAACAACGACCAGTCCTTCGTGGACTTGAGCACTGCCAAGGTCACCTACCGCAGCAGCGACCCGGCCGTGGCCAGCGTCGACAAGGACGGCACCGTCCACGCGGTGGCCGACGGCGTCGCGACCGTCTCGGCGACCGTCGGCGGGGTCACCGGCTCCGCGCCCGTCGTGGTCCGCAACACCCTGACCCTCAAGGCGCTGCCCATCGCCAAGGCCGGCAGCACCCTGACCGCGACCACCACCTACACCAACGGCAGCGCCTCCGCCGTCCAGGGGATCACGGTCACGCTCGCCGCCCCCGACGGCTGGACCGCGACCGCGACCACCCCGGCGACCTTCGACCAGGTCGGGCCGGGCCAGTCGGTCAGCACCACCTGGTCGGTCACCGTGCCGGCCGGCGCCGACCCGGACAACTACACGCTGGACGCCACCGTCGCCACCCCGGCAGGCACCCACAGCGCCGAGGCACCGGTGAGCGTGCCGTACGCCTCGGTGAGCGCCGCCTACAACAACTCCGGCATCAGCGACGACGCCCACACCACCACCGGCAGCATCGACGCGGAGGGCGCCAGCTTCTCGCTGCAGGCGCTGGCCGCGCAGGGCTGGCACGCCGGGGAGAGCACCGACCACGACGGGGTGTCCTTCCCCTGGCCCGCCACCGCGGGCACCGGGCAGCCCGACAACATCGTGGCCGGCGGCCAGGCCGTCGAGATCACCGGCACCGGCGGCAAGCTGGGCTTCGTCGGCACCAGCACCTTCGGCAGCACCTCGGGCACCGGCACCATCGTCTACACCGACGGCACCGTGCAGACCTACGCGCTGGCGCTGTCGGACTGGTGGGCCGGATCACCCACCCAGGGCAGCGACTTCGCCGCCACCACGCCGTATCTGAACAACGGCGGCGGACAGCAGACCCAGGCCGTGCACATCTCGGCGGCGACCGTGGACCTGCTGCCCGGCAAGACCGTCCAGGCGATCACGCTGCCGGACGTCAGCAAGACCCAGGTCGACCACCAGGTGGGCATGCACCTGTTCTCGGTCGCGATCGGCGGCTGA
- a CDS encoding sugar phosphate isomerase/epimerase family protein, with protein sequence MARPVTLFTGQFADLPFTEVCRLASQWGYDGLEIACWGDHFDVEAALSDDGYLPRLRDTLDKHGLRCWTISCHLTGQAVCDHPIDERHKGILPSRIWGDGEPEGVRTRAAEEIKNTARAAAAFGVDTVVGFTGSSIWHTVAMFPPVPPEMIDRGYQDFADRWNPILDVFDEVGVRFAHEVHPSEIAYDYWTTVRTLEAIGHRPAFGLNFDPSHFVWQDLDPVGFLYDFKDRIYHVDCKESVKQLNGRNGRLGSHLPWGDPRRGWDFVSTGHGDVPWEPVFRMLNSIGYAGPISVEWEDAGMDRLLGAPAALAHVRELAAIEPPAASFDSAFSSSS encoded by the coding sequence ATGGCACGACCCGTCACCCTCTTCACCGGCCAGTTCGCCGATCTGCCCTTCACCGAGGTGTGCCGGCTGGCCTCGCAGTGGGGCTACGACGGCCTGGAGATCGCCTGCTGGGGCGACCACTTCGACGTCGAGGCGGCACTGAGCGACGACGGCTACCTGCCGCGGCTGCGCGACACCCTGGACAAGCACGGGCTGCGCTGCTGGACGATCTCCTGCCACCTGACCGGGCAGGCGGTCTGCGACCACCCGATCGACGAGCGGCACAAGGGCATCCTGCCGTCCAGGATCTGGGGCGACGGCGAGCCCGAGGGGGTGCGCACCCGGGCCGCGGAGGAGATCAAGAACACCGCACGGGCGGCCGCCGCCTTCGGCGTGGACACCGTGGTGGGCTTCACCGGGTCGTCGATCTGGCACACGGTGGCGATGTTCCCGCCGGTGCCGCCGGAGATGATCGACCGCGGCTACCAGGACTTCGCCGACCGCTGGAATCCGATCCTGGACGTCTTCGACGAGGTGGGGGTGCGCTTCGCGCACGAGGTGCACCCCAGCGAGATCGCGTACGACTACTGGACGACCGTGCGCACCCTGGAGGCGATCGGCCACCGCCCGGCCTTCGGGCTGAACTTCGACCCCAGCCACTTCGTGTGGCAGGACCTGGACCCGGTCGGTTTCCTCTACGACTTCAAGGACCGCATCTACCACGTCGACTGCAAGGAGTCGGTCAAGCAGCTGAATGGGCGGAACGGCCGGCTCGGTTCGCATCTGCCGTGGGGCGACCCGCGGCGCGGCTGGGACTTCGTCTCGACCGGGCACGGCGACGTCCCGTGGGAGCCGGTCTTCCGGATGCTCAACAGCATCGGCTACGCGGGGCCGATCTCGGTGGAGTGGGAGGACGCCGGCATGGACCGGCTGCTGGGCGCGCCCGCCGCCCTCGCGCACGTCCGCGAACTGGCCGCGATCGAGCCGCCCGCCGCGTCCTTCGACTCGGCCTTCAGCTCCTCCTCGTGA